ATCGTCCCATCGTTTCCGCGTTTTCGCAATCTCCCACTCGCGTGCTCGCATGCGCTCCTCTGCCGCAAGGGTCAGTCCAGTCATTCCCACATCCGGGTGGTTCGTATCCACCTTCGCCTGAATCTCCATCTCGACCGTGGGCCGCAGCTCAGGGCGTTCTTCAACCGCCGCAAACTCATATTCACTTCTCTGTTCGACCGAAGCTTCTTGTCCGATAGTGCGTTTAGTACTCATTGGTTGCTCCAATTGCTCTGGGGTAACCGCTCGAAGGCGCTCACTCGGCGTCTTCTTTTGAACCACAAACTCTCCAGCCGTGGCTCTCAACACAACTCGTCACATTCCTGCGCGCTCGCTTCGCGCCTTCGCAAGCGACCCCGGGAGCGAAGCGAGCGCGCCTGTGAACCAACACAAACGAGGCCGCGCGAAACGCGACCCGCCGACGAAAGCGTCCAGCACGCAAGCCGGTTTCGTGTCCGTCGACCGAAGGGAGACGCAACCGAAAGCGCGCTTGGTGCTGGCGTCGAAACCAGACGCCCGGAACGGTGAGCGAAGCGAACCGCACGCCCGGAATGGTCGGTCGCGAGCGAACGAGGCCCGACCGAAGGGAGGGGCTCGGTGCGGAGGCGCGGTCGCTCGAGCGAGGCGAGAAGTGACACAAACACTTTTCATTTCGGTTTTTAAGCAAAACCAATCAACTGATTGCCAGGCGGACGCAAATAAAACGAGACGGTAATGCAGATTACCGATCTAAATATAGGTCTCACGCATATCTGGAAAGTCCACCAACGCAAATAGCGATGACTAAATGATATAAAAGTGTAATTTATATCTTTTTGACTCGTATGTTTCTCTTGGGTGTTAAATGATACCTGTAATTATTGGTGCCCTTGCGGTTGGTGGAATAATCGCAATAGGTGCTGTAGCAACCGGATCGAATAGTAGCCCGCCAAAACCTCCAACACAAATTCCGATTCGTGATGACAGAGAGGTAGTCTGGAATTCGTCGATAGACAAAATAACCGACGATAACAAAGCAAAAAAGATTGCGGCCAGTGCTGCAATTACTGGTACATCTGGATCAATTCTCGAAACTGCCAGGAGAGCGGGCATTGATCGCCACGCGGAAGCCGGGCTGGTGGAGGAAATACACCTCAAAGAAATTGCACGTCAGATGGGAGGTAAAGTTGTGGAGAATCGTTCACCCGTGTTCGCACCTGACGGTGGAGTCGATGGCGTGGTGGAAATTGGAGAAGGTGTACTTAAAAGAGTACAAGTGAAACACACCGCTGAGAAGGTTGGTGAGAGCTTAATTAAGCAGTACCCTGATGTCGACGTGTTCGCATCCTCTAGTGGTTTCAAACCCAATGTGGACTTATCGGCCACGGGAAAAAGCGGCATTACAATCAACGATTGGTCAGTTCGTAGCAAAGCGACCCTAGAGAGTAGTCGAATAATTAGAGGGGTAAACCGACTAGGTGCGGGATTCATCGCCCGTGCGAAGTCAGTGATGAGTGTAGCGATTGGCGCTGTAAGTCATGGAGTGCACTGGTACCTTGCCCTTCCAGTCTTCCAACAAATCGCTCTTGGGATAATTGTCGTCATTGCGGTTGTTGGAACGGGTTATCTGATCTGGAGATGGTACAAAGGATCAGAAACTCCGCGCCACTCACATGGCGTTTCAGCCGCAATTTAGCTGAATTTCCGGGTTATTTTTTGTACAACATAGGGAACAAAGGATTTGTGGCTCTGTTGAAATCCTCAAGACCTGTCAGAAGTGCCGTGCAAGATATAGAGGGTGTATGCAGCAAACTGTGGTCGTTCCTCTCACGCCTTCCGTGACAAAACGGAGGGGAGTTCCCTGTGCGTCTTGCCGATCCAGAGTAGTACGCTGATATAACCAATACCCAACCGGTTTAGGTGTAGAAACATCTCTATGAAGAGAGGTCGCTTACTAAATGGGATTCCTTGATTCGTTCGGTGCGTTAGCGAGTAGTATCGTCGCGGCAATTGTTATGTTAGCGCTTGCCATCCTCAGCTTCTTCGTGACGGTTTTCATCGTGCAAGTAGGGGCTGGTTTGGCTGGCTACTCACCGAGCGGGGACTTCGTTGTTCTGTCTGCCGCACTTCTCGCAACAGGTGCGATCGTCGCTGGAGCGACGCCGATGACCAGTCTCAGCGGGATCTCCGGGTAAATTCGACCGAAGAGTCGGTCGTTCTCCAGGACGTTGTGATTCACCCGCTGCACTTGGGGGTGAGATGCATGTCCGAGTCGCGCTCTGTATGCAGCACGGCCACTGGAAGCTACCCAGTCGCTGTCAGGAGAGGTATGCGAGATACAGAGCATGAAGTCAGCACAGTACCCTGCTCCTTTCAGGTATTCCCTACTGAATCAGGTGGGCAGTTGAGCGGGACCCAATCACGGGTTTCATACACCTTCTGGCGTATGAGTGATGTATGAATACATACTCGATTTTGGTACCGTCACTTATCGCAGTCGTAATTCTGTTGACATTGAGTGCGTTCTTCTCTAGTAGTGAGTCAGCGATCTTTTCGCTCCCGGATGAATGGGTGCAGACCGCGACGGACAACAGTTCGAACGAAAGCCACAGGCTCGAACAACTCCGCGCGAACCCGCACCGACTCCTTGTCACGCTGTTGGTCGGAAACAACCTCGTCAATATCGCCATCACCAGCATCGTCACACTCCTGGTCGCGCGGTTTCTCCCTCCCGGTTTTACCGTCGTGATTGCGACACTCAGCGTGAGCGTTCTCATCCTCGTCTTCGGAGAAATCGTACCGAAATCCTACGGACTCGCTCATGCAAGGTCCTGGAGTCTCCGCGTCGCGCGCCCGGTTTCGTACGTTGAACGGGCACTGGGGCCACTCGTCGCGGTGTTCGATATCGTCACCCGGTGGCTGACGACACTTGTTGGGGGCGACCAACATATCGAGAAGTCATATCTCGAAGACTGAGCGACCGTCCTCTCCTCAGACTGTATTGACCTGATCGACACCCATATGTTGGAGCAGGTGCCGTGCAAGACTCGCGCTATTAGTTCAGCAGACACACCAGAAACTATCAGACAACGTTTGGGTGGCTTAAACCGTGGACGTCACTCGTTTTCGAGGGCGTCGTAGATGTCCCGGTTCGCGTCCCGGTCGCCCGCCGCGACCCGTCGGACGAGTTCTCGCCGGATGTCTTCCATCACCTTATCGAGCGGAGAACCGGACTCTGCACCTTCCTCAATCGCCATGCGCGAACTTTCGTCCCGAGCGGGATTAATCGTTCGGGTCCGTCGAGCTACCAGTCAGTTCGTCCAGTCCATATCTGATGAGATCGGCACGCCACTCCTCGATCTCACCGGCGAGGTCGATCTCCTTGGTATGAGATCGAAGGTAGTCGACGACCTCCGCTTCATCGACGGTTGCTTCGTCAGTACCGAACTGCTTGAGGATATTCCTGATTTCGTCGTTGTACTCGAGGCGGTATCCGTTGAGGAAGTAGAACACGACCACCGTGTTGAGCGCGGTCCGCTTGTTGGCGTCCACGAATGGGTGATTCGCGACCAGCAGTCGGAGGAGGTGGAATGCTTTCTTGTGAATCGTCTCCGGTGCCGTCTCGAAATGTCCTTCTTTGATGTAGTTCAGGGCGAACTCGATGTCGCCACGGTTCTTGATACCGGAATGCGTGTCCGGATACTCCGACACGATGTCGTTGTGGATGGTGAGAACATCCTCGACAGAGGGATACCAGAACGAGTCGGCCATTCGATTCGATGTTGCGTCTGAGTTGGTGTAATCCTTGCTATCGACTAGTTCAGGACGCGAAGAAAGGCGGTCACGTGACCGACTTTCGCTCTGTATTCAGCACGGTCTCAGCGAACTGTCCACGACTGAGGGTTTCAACAAAGCCGGAACGGTAGGATGTTGCCAAATCGAAATACATCGGCAGGATGACCGGTTAGTAGACCGCATAGTGCCATATGGAAGTGTGGCACATCTGGTCCGAATTTGTCCAGATTCATGCAGTAGTCTATTCCCTGCTCCTCACAAGAAGTCAGTCAAGAGCGAGAGTCGTCCCCTCTCATCGAGTCGTCCCACCTCGAATGACTCAGGGGAGGGCTGCAGGATTGTTCGTCCAGTACGCACCCGTTGATCCGATAGCGTCCTCGTCCTCCCACGAGACGGTGACATCGTTTTCAGAGAATGTCTCGCTCACTTCGAACGTCAGCCACCCAGTCTTCGTGGATGATTCGGGGACGCCATACAGGTAGTATCCCGGGTGGCGACCCATTTTCGCGTAAGCCCATTCCCCGCCCGATAGGAGAAAGAGTTGGTAGTAATCTGGCCACCCCACTCCGTCGGGAACCTCGACCTCGACCCAGACGTACGCGTGGGACTGGTCTGGGCAGAACGCAACGGTTTCGTGGTCGAAGTGAACCTCGTCTACATCGTACTGCATGGTCATCCGTAATCCGTTGCCAAGCTCGAACCACTCACCGAATTCAAGACGCGGTCGAGAGAACCACACGGATTGTTCTGCGTCGAACGCGGATAGCTGAATGTACCACGGACTACTATCCCACCAGCTAGTGAGGGGCTCGCTCTCGAAGGTCACCGTTTCGCCTGGTTCGATGGTTGCTGTCCACTCGAATGGTTTGTAGGGATGCGAAATCCCTTCATCGTTTACGATGGTGATGAGCGTGGAGAATTCGCCTGTGGATGTGCCCGTGTTCTGGACCGTGAACGAATAGGTGAACGCCTCGCCGATAATGACTTTCTCGTCGGGTACCTCAAACGAGAGCAATTCAAAGGAAGCTTGTGCAGGCTCGTCGGCTCGTCTGTTGTGGGTTCTTCCGTTGTGGGCTGTTCAGTGGACGTTTCGTTCGGGGTTTCTGTCGTGGGTGAATCTGTTGGCTGTTCAGTCTGTGTCTCTGTTTCAGACGGTGGGTCAGCCGTGGTCGTGGTCTCAGTGTTGGTCGTGGTCTCGGTTGATGGGGCTTCACTCGTCGGCTGAGGCGTCGGGGTACTCTCAGTTGTTGGCACGTCGTCGGCTGGAGGTTCATCGGTGGTCTCTTGGTTTTGTTCGGCGCAGCCTGCAACCCCCGCTGCTCCCCCCGCCGCAAGGAGTTCGAGATACTCGCGTCTGTCCATACCTAGACCTACGACAATCTTGTAGAGAAACTATTGCAAGAAATCCAAACAACTGAGACAGTTTGAATCACCATAGTGTTCTGGAAATAGGCATATGGTGCGGCTCTACTAACTAAAAAATTCCTCGAACACGTCAGCGACAGCGATACATATAGCGACCATCTTGATGAATTGGACAAGACCACATATATTGTTGCGCAGGGAACGAAACTTGCAGAGCCGTTCCCACAGACTGAACTCATCAAGGTACGCAACAACGAACCAATTGACGAGGGTTATTCGCGTCAACCTTCGTTCGTATTTCAACGAGAGGGAGACTTTCCACTGGAGAAATAGCGATAATTAGGCAACTACTCGAATTAGGCGGCCTCCCAAAATGGCTAACAAATCTGACGGCTGAGGACCGAAAGAGTCCAAGGGACATAGATGACTGCTGTCTAGCATCTTCGAACTTCTTGAACACAGATACCAACTGGGCTCTGAGAAAGCACAGTGTCGCAACTAACCGGCTCCGCCACGGAAGAGACAGTTTTTTCTAAGCAGTTCCTCCCACAGCACCCGCTTTCGCAAAGTCAATTCTCGCAATGAGCGTCGAAGACCACCACACAAGCCACGGGGTGGGAGGACGGGGCCGGGCGCTCGCGCGTGTCTGGTCGCCTCAGCGACCCCTATCGGCGAAGCCGATATGTCGCCTGAGCGACCGCGAGCGCCCGGGGGCGTTCAACAGTCTTCAATCCGGTGCCAACGGTCTCGCTACCGTCGTTCTCCGTGTTGAACCCCATTCGTCCAGTGTCCCACTCGACTGCACGAGAAATTGAGTGCCAAATCTCGAGGGAGCTACCAAATCAGGGGCAGATTTGATAGTGCTCCGGGCCACTCACTCGAGCGTTCAGAAGTAACCAGTAGAAACTAAAGATATTTGATATTATATGGTAATCAACTTCTTCGATGAATGATTCAGAAAACATCACTATATCGGATATACTCCAACTAATCAAGTTCCTAACGCAGGCAAGAACGCCAGAACACGCGAGATACGCGGCTGGTGTGCTCTTGTGCTTGTTAGTCATCTACCTCAAGAAAGACAATTCTACGAAAGACGACACCCAGAAGAAGGCACGTTCAGTCACTCATATCTGACGAACGCATTCAATAGCAGTTGTCGTGTAATTCTGTAGTTGGCGTTACACTTCCGAGATAGTCTCCACAAGGACACGTTCTACAGCAGAGAGTCGGAGTATCTACACACAAGATACCACTTACCGGTCCCCAAGCACCCGCGTAACCCGCTCACGAAGCGCAACCAACAGCTGGTCGTAGTCGGTAAGCAGAAATGGCGCGTCGTTGTTTCGACTGTATTTCGAGGTGAGCCCCTCGTCGTGAAGGGAGGTGACGACTGCTTCGAGGTCATCCTCATTCGCTGCGTGCAACTGCTCCAGGAGTTCCCCTCGAGTGGTGAGGTCTCCGGTGGCGTAGCGTTTGATGAGGCGATACAGTTCGATTTCACCGAGCGTGTCCGTCTGCCTAGCACTCGTCGTCTGCAGATACTCGTTGAACTCCGGAGGCAACACGGTGAACGAGCCCTCCGAGTGGGTGACTGCCAGACCCATCTCCGACAATTGCTCGATGAAGGTTTCATAGTGGTGTTGTATCGTCTCGTCGCTGATGAGCGAATCATCCCGTGGCCATTTTAACTCGGCTCCCCGTGTTGAGAGGTGACCGGTATCGGTCTGTTCGAATCCGAACCGAACGAGTACGGCGAGGACAGGTGCACTGTACCCGTTGAACAGCTCGCGCAGGTCTGCATCGTGTTCGTCGAGAGTCCGTCGAACCTGTTCTGAACCGACTCGCGCCCCGACAGCCGTCGTCCGATACCCATACTCGTATTTCCCCGTGTAGTGACGGGCTTCGATGAGCCCCAACCGCTCGAGGGCGTCGACCTCGTTGCCGTACTCCGGTTCGATATCTTCGTGGGGAACGCCAATCGACCGTTCGTTCTCCTGGCCGATGTAAATACGCTGGAGGGCACGTATCACGCGAGTGACCGCCGCAGAATCGTAGCCATACACCTCCTCGAGTTTTCGCGTGAGCGCATCGACGTCTTTGATAGTCGTCGGAAACAGCCCCGCCCGTCTCGCCAACTCCTCGATGACGGCCTGGAACGTCTGGTCTTTTCGCCGGTAGTCGTCTAACACCCTGTAGAGTTCATCCGAGATGCGGACTGTTTTCGACATCACTCAATCACTAGAGTGGTGATTCAGTGATTTATAGCTGCGTAGAGACGTGACTAAAACACCCAGAAAGTACAGTAATTCAACGTTTCTACCCCGATGCTCGCAGGATGAATTCTGTGTCATGCGCGTCGACCAACAGTCTGAGCACATCGTCTGCCACCCACAATCTGGGCAACCTCGTGTCCGTGTTTGTCGTGACACGCAGTCAGACCCGTATCTCTCGTCGCATTTCCACAAACACTGTCTGAGTATACAAAACAAGGGAACAGAGACGGACAGGCGAGGCTGGGCGGTTCAGTAGTGCCGACCACGACAGTATATATCATACACATAACATGTACGGAACGTATTTATTCTGTTCTGACAGTCAGGAACAAATGACATTCGACGAGCGACTGCGGGAGTTACATCAGCAGGGAGATCATGACCAAGCCCGCACGCTCGCGAAAGCAGTGCTCAGAAACGAAGCAGTCACTCGTGTCGAAGTGAGCCCCGAACTCGTGCGGGTCGAAACGCCCCACTTTCGAGGCACGCATCGAATTGCAGTCGACCAAGTTGGCGTGATGAGCATCCAACACCACGGCACATACCAGTACAAAAGCCAGGAAATCGACCTGTCGTTCGCCACGAAAACGATGAATCAGGCAGCCTACGACCAGGCAGTTGCCCACCTCACAGACCAGACCAAGCCCGCACACGACGAGCGCAAACCCAACGCTGAGACCACAGCAAGACCGGACGCTTCCCCGCCGAATGATGAAAACCGCTCTGTGGACGACCCAGACGACACGAGCCCCAATCCAGTTGCATTTCTCAAACAACTATTCTGACTGGATTCCGGTACCGCGTATCTGTCGTCTCTGAACGGTCACCCCGTCTACGGTGGTGCTGTAACCATCGGGGAAACGGTAGAATTAGGCGTATCGGACTGCGTTGTGTTATCTCCCTGCACAATAGTTATATATTTGATATTAACGTCTACTATCGTATGGTATCGAAGAGGCAACGTGTGATTCTCGTTGTCGCGGTTGTTGTGGTTCTGATGCCGTTGGCTGCCCTCGGTATGTTACTGTTCCCGCCCGACTTCATGTATAGTCACTACTCTTCGTACGCCTACACAACATCGATCAGTACGAACACGACCATTGAGAACGTGACCGTGTTCTTGCCATTCCCTGCCGGAACAGACGGTGGGTCAGATCCGGTTTCAGAGCTATGGATCTACGACGACACCGGAACCCAAGTCACAGACTGGGAGGCAGCCGTCGTCCAGACTCCCCACGGGCCGATGCTGCGCCTGCACGCAGACCAGTTGGTCGGAGAAGATCGCTACGTGCTCTGGACATACGCCCCCAATGGCTCAGTGATCGATCGCCAAGAGATTGGCCCAGACGAGATTCCAGCCAATATGACGAATCGGGAACTCGTTCGCGACCCGACCAGGTACTCGATTGCCTGGCAGACCACGGTCGAGCACGATATCGAGACACGCTACCCGGTTGGCAATGCGTCGTTCATCGTCCCAGCCAACGACGTGGCAGCCACCTCGTGCCAGGATCCATGGTCGGAGACGGACACCTGTTTCACGTTCACGAGCGTGATCGGGACGACCTACGAGGCAGATCAGACGGCAACGGTTACCGTCGGGGAGATTCGGTTCGAAGGCTGGAATGAGTGGGGGTTCTGGCTAGCAAACAGTTTCAACACGTTCGAGGCGACCACCTCGCCAGCAGTCTTCACCGATGACCAGCAAGGCTGGGTTTCCGTCGATGGCCAACTCCACGGAGGAATGGGCCGCTATGACGGACCAGCAAGGTAACACTCGCGGTCACAGCGCCCAGCCCATCGCGTCAGGGCGCCAGAGCTGTTCATCAGCG
This sequence is a window from Haladaptatus sp. QDMS2. Protein-coding genes within it:
- a CDS encoding DUF21 domain-containing protein; this translates as MNTYSILVPSLIAVVILLTLSAFFSSSESAIFSLPDEWVQTATDNSSNESHRLEQLRANPHRLLVTLLVGNNLVNIAITSIVTLLVARFLPPGFTVVIATLSVSVLILVFGEIVPKSYGLAHARSWSLRVARPVSYVERALGPLVAVFDIVTRWLTTLVGGDQHIEKSYLED
- a CDS encoding type II toxin-antitoxin system death-on-curing family toxin — translated: MADSFWYPSVEDVLTIHNDIVSEYPDTHSGIKNRGDIEFALNYIKEGHFETAPETIHKKAFHLLRLLVANHPFVDANKRTALNTVVVFYFLNGYRLEYNDEIRNILKQFGTDEATVDEAEVVDYLRSHTKEIDLAGEIEEWRADLIRYGLDELTGSSTDPND